A genomic window from Micromonospora ferruginea includes:
- a CDS encoding ArsR/SmtB family transcription factor, whose product MADESNHVHLTDPRAMRALAHPTRLRLLGELRLRGPQTVGMLSERTGEAVGSVSWHIGKLAEHGFVAEAPDLARDRRERWWRAAHATTDWDPVELLDDPERRLAGDLLRRAAMERYVARYQAYLESEASLDLAWVRGTTSSDTVLHLTPDELGELRDELSELGRRWQARGAPGRPGAEMVTLIWQAYRGPQ is encoded by the coding sequence ATGGCGGACGAGTCGAACCACGTGCACCTGACCGACCCCCGCGCCATGCGCGCACTGGCCCATCCCACCCGGCTGCGGCTGCTCGGCGAGCTGCGCCTGCGCGGCCCGCAGACGGTGGGGATGCTCAGCGAACGCACCGGCGAGGCGGTCGGCTCGGTGAGCTGGCACATCGGCAAGCTGGCCGAGCACGGCTTCGTGGCCGAGGCGCCCGACCTGGCCCGCGACCGCCGCGAACGGTGGTGGCGGGCGGCGCACGCCACCACCGACTGGGACCCGGTCGAGCTGCTCGACGACCCGGAGCGGCGGCTCGCCGGCGACCTGCTGCGACGCGCCGCGATGGAGCGCTACGTGGCCCGCTACCAGGCCTACCTGGAGTCCGAGGCGAGCCTCGACCTGGCCTGGGTGCGCGGCACCACCAGCAGCGACACGGTGCTGCACCTGACCCCCGACGAGTTGGGCGAGCTGCGCGACGAGCTGTCCGAGCTGGGCCGGCGGTGGCAGGCGCGCGGCGCGCCCGGGCGGCCCGGCGCGGAGATGGTGACGCTGATCTGGCAGGCCTACCGGGGGCCGCAGTGA
- a CDS encoding VOC family protein, giving the protein MGLDVQFTFDCADPAKLAAFWAEALDYRVQGPPDGFDSWEQALTAFGVPPERHNDASAVVDPEGAGPRLFFQRVPEPKRVKNRVHLDVRAAPGLTGDARMAALEEAADRLVARGASRVARHEPAPPLGAGHLIMTDPEGNEFCLD; this is encoded by the coding sequence ATGGGCCTCGACGTGCAATTCACCTTCGACTGCGCCGACCCGGCGAAGCTGGCCGCGTTCTGGGCCGAGGCGCTCGACTACCGGGTGCAGGGGCCGCCGGACGGCTTCGACTCGTGGGAGCAGGCGCTGACCGCGTTCGGCGTGCCGCCGGAGCGGCACAACGACGCCTCGGCCGTGGTCGACCCCGAGGGTGCCGGGCCACGGCTGTTCTTCCAGCGGGTGCCGGAGCCCAAGCGGGTCAAGAACCGGGTGCATCTCGACGTGCGGGCCGCGCCGGGGCTGACCGGGGACGCCCGGATGGCGGCGCTGGAGGAGGCAGCCGACCGCCTCGTCGCGCGCGGCGCGAGCCGCGTGGCCCGCCACGAGCCCGCTCCCCCGCTCGGCGCCGGGCACCTGATCATGACCGACCCGGAGGGCAACGAGTTCTGCCTGGACTGA
- the smpB gene encoding SsrA-binding protein SmpB: MARENGRKAIASNKKARHDYDVLKTYEAGIVLAGTEVKSLREGRVSLVDAFAQERDGEIWLYGLHIAEYGFGTWTNHAPRRTRKLLLHRVEIARILEKLRDGGVTLVPLSMYFADGWAKVELGLARGRRSYDKRQALAERDAKREIAREMGRRLKGRAATRRS, encoded by the coding sequence GTGGCCAGGGAGAACGGGCGCAAGGCGATCGCCTCGAACAAGAAGGCGCGGCACGACTACGACGTCCTCAAGACCTACGAGGCCGGCATCGTGCTGGCCGGCACCGAGGTGAAGTCGCTGCGTGAGGGGCGGGTGTCGCTGGTCGACGCGTTCGCCCAGGAGCGCGACGGCGAGATCTGGCTCTACGGGCTGCACATCGCCGAGTACGGCTTCGGCACCTGGACCAACCACGCGCCCCGGCGCACCCGCAAGCTGCTGCTGCACCGGGTGGAGATCGCCCGGATCCTGGAGAAGCTGCGCGACGGCGGGGTCACGCTGGTGCCGCTGTCGATGTACTTCGCCGACGGCTGGGCCAAGGTCGAGCTGGGCCTGGCCCGGGGCCGGCGTTCCTACGACAAGCGCCAGGCGCTCGCCGAGCGGGACGCCAAGCGGGAGATCGCCCGGGAGATGGGCCGTCGGCTCAAGGGCCGGGCGGCGACCCGCCGCTCCTGA
- a CDS encoding lysoplasmalogenase, whose amino-acid sequence MRRLWLALFGLVAAVELVAVAVDSTVLQWLAKPLLAPVLLAYLLTHRRRADAVAAGLVAATAGDVALLVPGRTAFLVGMGFFLLAQLAFLTGFLRRGRPPAPAWAGYLLAWAAGNALLWGALGPLRLPVLGYSLALCLMAAAAAGVSARVAAGGAFFLVSDLLIGVGAAGTALPGAGLLVMGTYCAALLLITTGWVAAHAGAAREPEVVHA is encoded by the coding sequence GTGAGGCGCCTCTGGCTCGCCCTGTTCGGGCTCGTCGCGGCCGTCGAGCTGGTCGCGGTGGCGGTCGACTCGACGGTGCTCCAGTGGCTGGCCAAGCCGCTGCTGGCGCCGGTGCTGCTGGCGTACCTCCTGACGCACCGACGCCGGGCGGACGCGGTGGCCGCCGGCCTGGTCGCGGCCACCGCCGGCGACGTGGCCCTGCTCGTGCCGGGCCGGACCGCGTTCCTGGTCGGCATGGGGTTCTTCCTCCTCGCGCAGCTCGCCTTCCTGACCGGCTTCCTCCGTCGGGGTCGCCCGCCGGCGCCCGCGTGGGCCGGCTACCTGCTCGCCTGGGCGGCCGGCAACGCGCTGCTGTGGGGCGCGCTGGGACCGTTGCGGCTGCCGGTGCTCGGCTACAGCCTGGCGCTGTGCCTGATGGCCGCCGCCGCGGCCGGGGTGTCGGCGCGGGTCGCGGCCGGCGGCGCGTTCTTCCTCGTCTCCGACCTGCTCATCGGCGTGGGCGCGGCCGGCACCGCGCTGCCCGGCGCGGGCCTGCTGGTGATGGGCACCTACTGCGCCGCACTGCTGCTGATCACCACCGGCTGGGTGGCCGCCCACGCCGGCGCCGCCCGCGAGCCGGAGGTGGTGCACGCCTGA
- a CDS encoding sterol desaturase family protein, which yields MIPAVLYAVPAFLLLIVIEAVSYRFLPDDDERGYELRDTTTSLSMGLGSQVIGFPWKLLTVGLYAALWTVAPVHLSPGDWWTWAIVFFADDLAYYWFHRSHHEVRVLWASHVVHHSSVHYNLSTALRQSWTPMTSLPFWLPLALLGIPPWMIFLQQSISLLYQFFLHTERVGKLPRPIEWVFNTPSHHRVHHGSNTEYLDRNYGGILIVWDRLFGSFAPEGAAVRYGLTKNIQTYNPLRVATHEFAAILSDVRRATCWRHRLGYLLGRPGWQPAR from the coding sequence ATGATCCCCGCCGTGCTGTACGCCGTCCCGGCGTTCCTGCTGCTGATCGTCATCGAGGCGGTCTCCTATCGCTTCCTGCCCGACGACGACGAGCGTGGCTACGAGCTGCGCGACACCACCACCAGCCTGTCCATGGGGCTGGGCAGCCAGGTCATCGGCTTCCCGTGGAAGCTGCTGACGGTCGGGCTCTACGCGGCGCTGTGGACGGTCGCGCCGGTGCACCTCTCCCCCGGCGACTGGTGGACCTGGGCGATCGTCTTCTTCGCCGACGACCTGGCCTACTACTGGTTCCACCGGTCGCACCACGAGGTGCGTGTGCTGTGGGCGAGCCACGTGGTGCACCACTCCAGCGTCCACTACAACCTCTCCACCGCGCTGCGGCAGAGCTGGACGCCGATGACCTCGCTGCCGTTCTGGCTGCCGCTGGCGCTGCTCGGCATCCCGCCGTGGATGATCTTCCTCCAGCAGTCGATCAGCCTGCTCTACCAGTTCTTCCTGCACACCGAGCGGGTCGGCAAGCTGCCCCGGCCGATCGAGTGGGTCTTCAACACGCCGTCGCACCACCGGGTGCACCACGGCTCCAACACCGAATACCTGGACCGCAACTACGGCGGCATCCTCATCGTGTGGGACCGGCTGTTCGGCAGCTTCGCGCCCGAGGGGGCCGCCGTGCGCTACGGGCTGACGAAGAACATCCAGACGTACAACCCGCTGCGGGTGGCCACCCACGAGTTCGCCGCAATCCTCTCCGACGTGCGCCGGGCCACCTGCTGGCGGCACCGGCTCGGCTACCTGCTCGGCCGTCCCGGCTGGCAGCCGGCCCGGTGA
- a CDS encoding FadR/GntR family transcriptional regulator has product MAFVPVPRASVSDHVFGQLRDAIVSGRHRPDENLPGERELAAAFAVNRHAVREALRRLQQLGLVRVSQGGATRVLDWRVHAGLDLALSLARSGDVLPVETLVRDMLEMRACVGVDAARLCAERADAAAVAALVRAAEEYGTLAPDLDRMAEANIRIWRLVVRGSGNTAYQLAFNSLVAGTFAVGDVPPDARAAELLDVAGHRRLAAAIASGQGAAAARHARALLTAPVTTPTPTTTGREARA; this is encoded by the coding sequence ATGGCCTTCGTCCCCGTCCCCCGCGCCTCGGTCTCCGACCACGTCTTCGGCCAGCTCCGCGACGCGATCGTGTCCGGCCGCCACCGGCCGGACGAGAACCTGCCCGGCGAGCGGGAGCTGGCCGCCGCGTTCGCGGTGAACCGGCACGCGGTCCGGGAGGCGTTGCGCCGGCTGCAACAGCTCGGCCTGGTCCGCGTGAGCCAGGGCGGCGCGACCCGGGTGCTCGACTGGCGGGTGCACGCCGGCCTGGACCTGGCGTTGTCGCTGGCCCGCTCCGGCGACGTACTCCCGGTCGAGACGCTGGTGCGCGACATGCTGGAGATGCGGGCCTGCGTCGGGGTCGACGCGGCCCGGCTCTGCGCGGAGCGCGCCGACGCCGCCGCCGTCGCCGCGCTGGTCCGGGCCGCCGAGGAGTACGGCACGCTCGCGCCCGACCTGGACCGGATGGCCGAGGCGAACATCCGCATCTGGCGACTGGTGGTGCGCGGCAGCGGCAACACCGCCTACCAGCTCGCCTTCAACAGCCTGGTGGCCGGCACGTTCGCGGTCGGCGACGTCCCCCCGGACGCCCGCGCCGCCGAGCTGCTCGACGTGGCCGGGCACCGCCGGCTCGCCGCCGCGATCGCGTCCGGCCAGGGCGCGGCGGCCGCCCGGCACGCCCGGGCGCTGCTGACCGCCCCGGTCACCACCCCCACCCCCACCACCACCGGAAGGGAAGCGCGCGCATGA
- the htpG gene encoding molecular chaperone HtpG has product MSDRVETLEFQAEARQLLQLMVHSIYSNKDVFLRELISNASDALDKLRLESLVDKDLPVDTSDLHIELEVDRDARTLTVRDNGIGMSRDEVVALIGTIAKSGTAELLRKLRETKDAAASQELIGQFGVGFYATFMVADRVTLLTRRAGQTGGTRWESDGEGTYSVREVEDAPQGTSVTLHLKPADADDNLHDYTAEWTVREIVKRYSDFIAWPIRMTVDKPGEDGATAREEQTLNSMKALWARSRDEVDEAEYKEFYRHVAHDWADPLETIHMRGEGTFEYEALLFLPSHAPLDLFSPQGRRGVQLYVKRVFIMDDCEALIPNYLRFVKGVVDAHDLSLNISREILQQDRQIRAVRRRLVKKVLGTLKDMSAESYRTFWTEFGPVVKEGLLEDPDNTEALLDLVRAGSTHDPAEPTTLRAYVERMKDGQTEIYYATGENRATIENSPHLEAFRAKGYEVLILTDPVDEVWVERVGAYDSKTLRSVAKGQVDLETEEEKEKAEAERQEYADLLTFLGGALTDSVKEVRLSTRLTTSPACVVGDAQDMTPTLEKMYRAMGQEVPRVKRILELNPTHPLVTGLRKAHGEGGDPAALTETAELLYGMALLAEGGELADPARFTRILADRLARNL; this is encoded by the coding sequence GTGAGCGACCGGGTCGAGACGTTGGAGTTCCAGGCCGAGGCGCGTCAGCTACTGCAGCTGATGGTGCACTCGATCTACTCGAACAAGGACGTCTTCCTGCGTGAACTGATCTCCAACGCGTCCGACGCGCTGGACAAGCTGCGGCTGGAGTCGCTGGTCGACAAGGACCTGCCGGTCGACACGTCCGACCTGCACATCGAGCTGGAGGTCGACCGCGACGCCCGCACGCTCACCGTCCGGGACAACGGCATCGGCATGTCCCGCGACGAGGTGGTCGCGCTGATCGGCACCATCGCCAAGTCCGGCACCGCCGAACTGCTGCGCAAGCTGCGCGAGACGAAGGACGCCGCCGCCTCGCAGGAGTTGATCGGCCAGTTCGGCGTCGGCTTCTACGCCACCTTCATGGTCGCCGACCGGGTGACCCTGCTGACCCGCCGCGCCGGGCAGACCGGCGGCACCCGGTGGGAGTCCGACGGCGAGGGCACCTACTCCGTGCGGGAGGTCGAGGACGCGCCGCAGGGCACCTCGGTCACCCTGCACCTCAAGCCCGCCGACGCCGACGACAACCTGCACGACTACACCGCCGAGTGGACCGTCCGGGAGATCGTCAAGCGATACTCCGACTTCATCGCCTGGCCGATCCGGATGACCGTCGACAAGCCCGGCGAGGACGGCGCCACCGCCCGCGAGGAGCAGACGCTCAACTCGATGAAGGCGCTCTGGGCGCGCTCGCGGGACGAGGTGGACGAGGCCGAGTACAAGGAGTTCTACCGGCACGTCGCGCACGACTGGGCCGACCCCCTCGAAACCATCCACATGCGCGGCGAGGGCACCTTCGAGTACGAGGCGCTGCTCTTCCTGCCCTCGCACGCCCCGCTCGACCTGTTCTCCCCGCAGGGCCGCCGCGGCGTGCAGCTCTACGTCAAGCGCGTCTTCATCATGGACGACTGCGAGGCGCTGATCCCCAACTACCTGCGCTTCGTGAAGGGCGTGGTGGACGCGCACGACCTGTCGCTGAACATCTCCCGGGAGATCCTCCAGCAGGACCGGCAGATCCGGGCGGTGCGCCGGCGGCTGGTCAAGAAGGTGCTCGGCACGCTCAAGGACATGTCCGCCGAGTCGTACCGCACGTTCTGGACCGAGTTCGGGCCGGTGGTCAAGGAGGGCCTGCTGGAGGACCCGGACAACACCGAGGCGCTGCTCGACCTGGTCCGTGCCGGGTCCACCCACGACCCGGCCGAGCCGACCACGCTGCGCGCCTACGTGGAGCGGATGAAGGACGGGCAGACCGAGATCTACTACGCCACCGGCGAGAACCGGGCCACCATCGAGAACTCCCCGCACCTGGAGGCGTTCCGGGCCAAGGGCTACGAGGTGCTGATCCTCACCGACCCGGTGGACGAGGTGTGGGTCGAGCGGGTCGGCGCGTACGACTCCAAGACGCTGCGCTCGGTGGCCAAGGGTCAGGTCGACCTGGAGACCGAGGAGGAGAAGGAGAAGGCCGAGGCCGAGCGGCAGGAGTACGCCGACCTGCTCACCTTCCTCGGCGGCGCGCTCACCGACAGCGTCAAGGAGGTGCGCCTGTCCACCCGGCTCACCACGTCGCCGGCCTGCGTGGTGGGTGACGCGCAGGACATGACGCCGACGCTGGAGAAGATGTACCGGGCGATGGGCCAGGAGGTGCCCCGGGTCAAGCGGATCCTGGAGCTGAACCCGACCCACCCGCTGGTCACCGGCCTGCGCAAGGCGCACGGCGAGGGCGGCGACCCCGCCGCGCTGACCGAGACCGCCGAGCTGCTGTACGGCATGGCGCTGCTGGCCGAGGGCGGCGAGCTGGCCGACCCGGCCCGCTTCACCCGCATCCTCGCCGACCGTCTCGCCCGCAACCTCTAG
- a CDS encoding LLM class flavin-dependent oxidoreductase — protein MTDHGHELAFGGFLTPAAGRPDQVVALATLCEQAGLDLVTFQDHPYQPGFLDTWTLMSYVAAATDRIGLAGNVLNLPLRQPVVLARSVASLDLLTGGRVELGLGAGAFWDAIEAAGGRRLSPGAAVDALDEAIQVVREVWDTGRRGMIRVDGEHYRVVGAKRGPAPAHPVGIWVGAYKPRMLRLVGRAADGWLPSLAYLSKGPDDLPALNALVNEGAEAAGRDPGAVRRMLNVTGTFARSSTGFLAGPPEQWVEELAGLTLEHGVTTFVLGSDEPRAIQLFAQEVAPAVRELVAAERTTPGSGARAVVEEQAAAGGPSTLAVTPTPDPGVRLSARRLWDETTRPTAPPPPAGHVYPARAQAAGQHLVDVHDHLRQELAQVRDLLEQVRRGAVSPGGARAALNAMTMRQNDWTLGAYCAAYCTVVTQHHGLEGASVFPHLRRADASLAPVLDRLEQEHVVIHGVVESVDRALVELVASPGDFTGLQEAVDLLTDTLLSHLSYEEHQIVEPLARHGFFPDQL, from the coding sequence ATGACCGACCACGGACACGAGCTGGCATTCGGCGGCTTCCTCACCCCCGCCGCCGGTCGCCCCGACCAGGTGGTGGCGCTGGCCACGCTCTGCGAGCAGGCCGGGCTCGACCTGGTCACCTTCCAGGACCACCCCTACCAGCCGGGTTTCCTGGACACCTGGACGCTGATGTCGTACGTGGCCGCCGCCACCGACCGGATCGGACTGGCCGGCAACGTGCTCAACCTGCCGCTGCGCCAACCGGTGGTGCTGGCCCGCAGTGTGGCCAGCCTGGACCTGCTCACCGGCGGCCGGGTCGAGCTGGGGTTGGGCGCGGGCGCGTTCTGGGACGCGATCGAGGCGGCCGGCGGGCGGCGGCTCTCCCCCGGCGCGGCCGTCGACGCGCTCGACGAGGCGATCCAGGTCGTCCGCGAGGTGTGGGACACCGGGCGGCGCGGCATGATCCGGGTGGACGGGGAGCACTACCGGGTGGTCGGGGCGAAGCGTGGGCCGGCGCCGGCGCACCCGGTGGGCATCTGGGTCGGCGCGTACAAGCCCCGGATGCTGCGGCTGGTCGGGCGGGCCGCGGACGGCTGGCTGCCGTCGCTGGCGTACCTGTCGAAGGGGCCGGACGACCTGCCGGCGCTGAACGCGCTCGTCAACGAGGGAGCGGAAGCCGCCGGGCGCGATCCGGGCGCGGTCCGCCGGATGCTCAACGTCACCGGCACGTTCGCCCGCTCGTCCACCGGCTTCCTGGCCGGGCCGCCGGAGCAGTGGGTCGAGGAGTTGGCCGGCCTCACCCTGGAGCACGGCGTCACCACGTTCGTCCTCGGCAGTGACGAGCCGCGCGCCATCCAGCTCTTCGCCCAGGAGGTGGCGCCGGCGGTCCGGGAGCTGGTCGCCGCCGAGCGCACCACGCCCGGCAGCGGGGCCCGCGCCGTGGTCGAGGAGCAGGCCGCCGCCGGCGGTCCGAGCACGCTCGCGGTCACCCCCACCCCCGATCCCGGGGTACGGCTGAGCGCCCGCCGCCTCTGGGACGAGACGACCCGTCCGACCGCCCCGCCGCCACCGGCCGGGCACGTCTACCCCGCCCGCGCGCAGGCCGCCGGGCAGCACCTGGTGGACGTGCACGACCACCTGCGGCAGGAGCTGGCCCAGGTGCGCGACCTGCTGGAGCAGGTCAGGCGCGGGGCGGTGTCACCGGGTGGCGCGCGGGCCGCGCTGAACGCGATGACCATGCGGCAGAACGACTGGACGCTTGGCGCCTACTGCGCCGCGTACTGCACGGTGGTGACGCAGCACCACGGCCTGGAGGGCGCCTCGGTCTTCCCGCACCTGCGCCGCGCCGACGCCTCGCTGGCCCCGGTGCTGGACCGCCTGGAGCAGGAGCACGTGGTGATCCACGGCGTGGTGGAGAGCGTCGACCGGGCGTTGGTGGAGCTGGTCGCCTCCCCCGGCGACTTCACCGGTCTCCAGGAGGCGGTGGACCTGCTCACCGACACGCTGCTGTCGCACCTGTCCTACGAGGAGCACCAGATCGTCGAGCCGCTGGCCCGGCACGGCTTCTTCCCCGACCAGCTCTGA
- a CDS encoding transglycosylase family protein — translation MSTAYSARRRRTVVGALVAGAATLFGPAAPAAAAGVNWDAVARCESGGNWHINTGNGYYGGLQFSRGTWNGHGGQRYAARADLASRAEQIAVAERVLDGQGIGAWPVCGRKGGSTGRKAGSSRTHVGAGSDSTASTKKATSPRPSGGERRSAPATGAYLVRPGDTLSEIAAAKHVAGGWRALHTLNRAVVGADAGLIFPGQRLRLR, via the coding sequence ATGTCAACTGCATACTCAGCCCGGCGTCGCCGTACCGTCGTCGGCGCGCTCGTCGCCGGTGCCGCGACCCTGTTCGGGCCGGCCGCGCCGGCCGCCGCCGCGGGCGTCAACTGGGACGCCGTCGCCCGCTGCGAGTCCGGTGGCAACTGGCACATCAACACCGGGAACGGCTACTACGGCGGGCTCCAGTTCTCCCGCGGCACCTGGAACGGCCACGGTGGCCAGAGGTACGCCGCCCGGGCCGACCTGGCCAGCCGCGCCGAGCAGATCGCCGTCGCGGAGCGGGTGCTCGACGGACAGGGCATCGGCGCCTGGCCCGTCTGCGGCAGGAAGGGCGGGTCGACCGGCAGGAAGGCCGGATCGAGCCGAACCCACGTCGGCGCGGGATCGGACTCGACCGCGTCCACGAAGAAGGCCACCTCCCCGCGCCCGTCGGGCGGCGAGCGGCGCAGCGCGCCGGCCACCGGCGCCTACCTGGTGCGGCCCGGCGACACGCTGTCCGAGATCGCCGCCGCGAAGCACGTCGCCGGCGGTTGGCGCGCCCTGCACACGCTCAACCGGGCCGTCGTCGGCGCGGACGCCGGCCTGATCTTCCCGGGCCAGCGGCTGCGCCTGCGCTGA
- a CDS encoding YbaB/EbfC family nucleoid-associated protein: MTNDAFSAAASLDELLTRTQQALAAMRSRSCVLADGEPGELLRAEGVAAGGRVRAVAVQGGRLHSVVVDPELADVPLEVLCAHLVDAVNDALSELDAQVSDSARADTDALAARLGGLPDQAELFSRTMHEVAARIRRDRDAASRAAHLA, translated from the coding sequence ATGACCAACGATGCGTTCTCGGCCGCCGCGAGCCTCGACGAGCTGCTGACCCGCACGCAGCAGGCGCTGGCCGCGATGCGGTCCCGGTCCTGTGTGCTCGCCGACGGCGAACCCGGCGAACTGCTCCGGGCCGAGGGCGTCGCCGCCGGCGGCCGGGTCCGGGCGGTCGCCGTCCAGGGTGGCCGGTTGCACTCCGTCGTCGTCGATCCGGAGCTGGCCGACGTGCCGCTCGAGGTCCTCTGTGCACACCTGGTCGACGCCGTCAACGACGCGCTGAGCGAGCTGGATGCCCAGGTCAGCGACTCCGCCCGGGCGGACACCGACGCGCTCGCCGCCCGCCTCGGCGGCCTGCCCGACCAGGCGGAGCTGTTCAGCCGGACGATGCACGAGGTGGCCGCGCGCATCCGCCGCGACCGCGACGCCGCGTCCCGAGCCGCGCACCTGGCGTGA
- a CDS encoding M4 family metallopeptidase has product MKLSPRLAALTGAAAAGVIAAGTAAAVQAAPPGPAAPNPAQARAAAADSARALVANRPAYLQAGSDDAFVQKPVISSEGTQYVPYERTYKGLPVVGGDFVLATDSGGNLKYASVAQQRPIGTLATSPKLTSAAAAKTARAQLKTVSSVEGTTLVVYTLGASPALAWETTVRGTDADGPSRLTVDVDARTGAVLRKQEHIVNGTGTGAWNGPAPLTLNTTQSGSTFTMKDPTVTNLSCQDAANNTTFSGTDDVWGNGTATNKETGCVDALFSAQTEHKMLNQWLGRNGADGNGGYWPIRVGLNDQNAYYDGTQVQIGKNTAGQWIGSLDVVAHEIGHGIDDHTPGGISGGGTQEFVADTFGAATEWFANEPSSYDAPDFLVGEKINLVGSGPIRNMYNPGALGDPNCYSSSVPGGEVHASAGPGNHWFYLLANGSSPTNGQPASSTCNSSSVTGLGIQKAIKIMYNAMLLKTSSSSYLKYRTWTLQAAKNLYPTGCTEFNTVKAAWDAVSVPAQSGDPTCSGGTTPTPTATTTPPSGGCSGNKLANPGFESGNVNWTASSGVITTDSGQAAHGGSYKAWLDGYGSSHTDSLSQSVSIPAGCKATLTFWLHIDSAESTTTTAYDKLTVKAGSTTLATYSNLNKATGYVQRSFNISSLAGTTATISFSGVEDASLQTSFVVDDTAVTLS; this is encoded by the coding sequence GTGAAGCTCTCCCCCCGCCTCGCCGCGCTCACCGGCGCGGCCGCCGCCGGCGTGATCGCCGCCGGCACGGCCGCCGCCGTGCAGGCCGCGCCACCCGGGCCCGCCGCCCCCAACCCCGCCCAGGCCCGTGCAGCAGCCGCCGACTCGGCCCGCGCGCTGGTCGCGAACCGTCCCGCCTACCTCCAGGCCGGTTCCGACGACGCGTTCGTGCAGAAGCCGGTCATCTCCTCCGAGGGCACCCAGTACGTGCCCTACGAGCGCACCTACAAGGGCCTGCCGGTGGTCGGCGGTGACTTCGTGCTCGCCACCGACTCCGGCGGCAACCTGAAGTACGCCTCCGTCGCGCAGCAGCGGCCCATCGGCACCCTCGCCACCAGCCCCAAGCTGACCTCGGCCGCCGCCGCGAAGACGGCGCGCGCCCAGCTCAAGACCGTCAGCTCGGTCGAGGGCACCACGCTCGTCGTCTACACGCTCGGCGCCAGCCCGGCGCTGGCCTGGGAGACCACGGTGCGCGGCACCGACGCCGACGGCCCCAGCCGACTCACCGTCGACGTGGACGCCCGCACCGGGGCGGTCCTGCGCAAGCAGGAGCACATCGTCAACGGCACCGGCACCGGCGCCTGGAACGGCCCGGCCCCGCTCACGCTGAACACCACCCAGTCGGGCAGCACCTTCACCATGAAGGACCCGACCGTCACCAACCTGAGCTGCCAGGACGCCGCGAACAACACCACGTTCAGCGGCACCGACGACGTCTGGGGCAACGGCACCGCCACCAACAAGGAGACCGGTTGCGTCGACGCGCTGTTCAGCGCGCAGACCGAGCACAAGATGCTCAACCAGTGGCTGGGCCGCAACGGCGCCGACGGCAACGGCGGCTACTGGCCGATCCGGGTGGGCCTGAACGACCAGAACGCCTACTACGACGGCACCCAGGTGCAGATCGGCAAGAACACCGCCGGCCAGTGGATCGGCTCGCTCGACGTGGTGGCCCACGAGATCGGCCACGGCATCGACGACCACACCCCCGGCGGCATCTCCGGCGGCGGCACCCAGGAGTTCGTGGCGGACACGTTCGGCGCGGCCACCGAGTGGTTCGCCAACGAGCCGTCCAGCTACGACGCGCCGGACTTCCTGGTCGGCGAGAAGATCAACCTGGTCGGCTCCGGCCCGATCCGCAACATGTACAACCCGGGCGCGCTCGGCGACCCGAACTGCTACTCCAGCAGCGTCCCGGGCGGCGAGGTGCACGCCTCCGCCGGACCGGGCAACCACTGGTTCTACCTGCTGGCCAACGGCAGCAGCCCGACCAACGGGCAGCCGGCCAGCTCCACCTGCAACAGCAGCAGCGTGACCGGTCTCGGCATCCAGAAGGCCATCAAGATCATGTACAACGCGATGCTGCTGAAGACCTCGTCCTCGTCGTACCTGAAGTACCGCACCTGGACGCTGCAGGCGGCGAAGAACCTCTACCCGACCGGCTGCACCGAGTTCAACACGGTGAAGGCGGCCTGGGACGCGGTCAGCGTGCCCGCGCAGTCCGGTGACCCGACCTGCTCCGGCGGCACCACGCCCACGCCGACCGCCACCACCACCCCGCCCTCGGGCGGCTGCTCCGGCAACAAGCTGGCCAACCCCGGCTTCGAGTCCGGCAACGTGAACTGGACCGCCTCGTCCGGCGTCATCACCACCGACAGCGGCCAGGCGGCGCACGGCGGCTCGTACAAGGCGTGGCTCGACGGCTACGGCTCCTCGCACACCGACTCGCTCAGCCAGTCGGTCAGCATCCCGGCCGGGTGCAAGGCGACCCTGACGTTCTGGCTGCACATCGACAGCGCGGAGTCGACCACGACCACCGCCTACGACAAGTTGACCGTCAAGGCCGGCAGCACCACGCTGGCCACCTACTCCAACCTGAACAAGGCCACCGGTTACGTGCAGCGATCCTTCAACATCTCGTCGCTGGCCGGCACCACGGCGACCATCTCGTTCAGCGGCGTGGAGGACGCCTCCCTGCAGACGTCCTTCGTCGTCGACGACACGGCGGTCACGCTGAGCTGA